In the genome of Aedes aegypti strain LVP_AGWG chromosome 2, AaegL5.0 Primary Assembly, whole genome shotgun sequence, the window TACAGAGAATTAATCGGTTGCCTTACTTACGTTACCGTGATGTCCAGGCCGGATTTGTGCGCCGCTGTTAATTATTTCAGTGCATTCCAAACTTGTGCTAGCGACGATCATTGGAATCACGCCAAACGTATCCTGCGATACATTAAAGGAACTTTGGACCTAAAGCTGGTGTACAGACGAAATGATAAGTGCGATACAATCGATGGATTTGCCGATTCGGATTGGGCGAGCAACATTTGTGACAGGAAATCAACATCGGGGTACGTGTTTCGTGTTTACCAAGCAAACGTATCCTGGTCAACGCAGAAGCAGAAGGCTGTGGCGTTATCGTCTGCCGAGGCAGAGTACGTCTCCTTGGGCGTAGCTGTGAAAGAAGCGCTGTGGCTGCGAATGCTGCTGAAGGACTTCAACGTCGATGTTTCTGAGCCAGTCACAATTCGTGAAGATAATCAAGCGTGCATCAGTATTGCTGAAGAAGACAAGCCTACAAAGCGGCTGAAGCACGTTGACGTACGATTCCATTTCGTACGTGAAGAGATCCAGAGAAGAACCATCCAGTTAGAGTACGTGGCATCGGAAGACCAATTGGCCGACATAATGACTAAGGGACTACCGAGACCACAATATGAAAAGCTGCGAAGCCTACTAGGGTTATCGGCTTGAAGGGGGGTATTAACAGTGTATGACCCAACCGATTCCCCTTCATTCTATTTACCTTGACATAACAGCCCTTCTGGCAACCCTGTAACTGTTATTGATGATGAATAAATATCACTACTAGTTGAACTTCCAAAGCAGAAAGGTGTTTCTCTTGTTCGCTGCTGAGAAAGCCCTCGGGTGTATTTTTCCTCTGAGTGTTCTTCCTCGTGCCGCTCTTCACATACCTTTTCATTAGagtgtaaaaaaattaaattaggttcaaaagttattttttaagagCGTTTAAAAGCATTGTAGCGCCGCTCCCCGAGGTCACTGAAAGATTATTGCAGCATGGATACGATCGCTTTCCAAAGTTAGTTTTCTTAAGTAAGGAAATATTAGAACTATCTCTTTTTTAGTGCCAATGTCTAAAAATCACACCGATGTACGAGGAAAAAGAgagattttttgataaattcattgtaaacattCGTTTAAAAATGTGGGAAAATCTCAAGAGATACTTTAGGAAGATCAAGAAAACGCTGAATGTGGAATCTTTCCAAAAGTGAATAAAGGAAATTGAGCAGAATACTTTTCTCTTCTCCCTGTAAAGTGTAAAACATGGTAACGTTAGTAAAAATTTGTGGCGTATGCAATGACATAATGACCCATGACCATTGATTGACAATATACTGCTGTGAATCGCAAGTGAGTTCCATTCAAACGAATACTAAAAAAAGTTCAGGAGATTGACACATGTTTGGatatcaatgaaactttcacattttgctcATCATTCTGATACCTTTTGAGAGAAATATAACACGTTACAAAACTATGCAGTGGGACTGTAATGAGGTCACATTTCATTATAGGATAATtcgacttggtatttttttacaaattttaccgaACAAATTATGCAGTCTCGTTAGTGTAGCTGAAAGgtcataaataatataatataatataatataagggtccgttcaaatattacgtaacgcaacagggggagggagggggtcttacatagtgttacggtccatacaaaaattttaaattttccatacaaaacctgttacgtgggggtgggaggggatttaaaattgacaaattttgcgttacgtaatatttgaatgaaccctaatataataataataatataataataggAGTATATGTTCAAAACATGCATAAACTAAAATTGGACAAAAAATCAGATGGGACtgccttgcgattcacggcagtatagaaATATAGGACTGTGTTTGGAAAACTGGTTTGCTGGTtcgctactgacaagaaaaggaatcgcctatctcgatgcgaggagaatttcttcccagaaatgaccaggaaattacatttctctgatcgcagtacgcagttggtgagaaatgtcatttcaaatgggacTCTCTGTAGGagatttcttgacccattcagtaaaGAAACttgtttacttttcttgagtgaaacagcatacttagcttaacacaacacagtgttttattttggaaaaatcgtcaaataatcgaagtcaattaatcgattatttcgattattAAGTGAGTCAGCtatcgatgaaaaattaatcgattagtgagtcgattaatcgattaatcgaaataatcgattaatttgcgacaaccctagTCACGGTCACAGTCATCTCGTCTTGAGCATCTAAAAAGCACTAAATTCTCTCGATTCCACATTGTGAATATTCTATTTCAGCAAATTTAAGGTAAGATTAATGAATACTCTTGCAGGACATTAATAGCTAACTTAACAACTGACTTCCAGTAACGAAAAATGACGGGTCGCGAAGGAGGCAAAAAGAAGCCACTGAAACAGCCAAAGAAGGACGGCAAAGAGATGGACGAAGAAGACATGGCCTTCAAGCAGAAACAGAAAGAACAGCAGAAAGCGATGGAAGCTGCGAAACAGAAGGCAGCTAAAGGCGGTCCGCTGGTTACCGGAGGAATCAAAAAGTCGGGGAAGAAATAATATTGCCGGATACTGAACAAGTAAAGCCTATCACCTAAGATTCTCTACCTTTTCCTTCGACTAATTTTCGCCATCCGCGATGATCATCTAAATTCTTCGGTTTTTATATTTAATGTACTCTATGAATACCAACCCGTAATAAAATTGTACAAGATATGATGTGTTAATGTTTTATTCAAGCAATGACGAGAAACATAATAAATAAGGAATATATTGTAATAGATCTAAGGGACGGGCAGACGACATTTTAAGCTCCACTTGCCGGAATAAAGTGCTCGTAGTAAGACTTGGTATATTCCACCATCAGGTCCTGCATAGCGTGCGGAACAAAGTCCGGATTGCCCTGTCCGCCTTCTATTCTGCCATCAACTGTATATCTCATGTAGCTTGCAACCGTAGTCTCGGGAGGAAGAATTGCACCATCTTCGATGATGCAGTTGTCTTTCAAGACGCACCTACGTCCCT includes:
- the LOC23687710 gene encoding translation machinery-associated protein 7 homolog, whose translation is MTGREGGKKKPLKQPKKDGKEMDEEDMAFKQKQKEQQKAMEAAKQKAAKGGPLVTGGIKKSGKK